A stretch of the Streptosporangium sp. NBC_01755 genome encodes the following:
- a CDS encoding HAMP domain-containing sensor histidine kinase, with translation MKLIAVILALLTIALTLIGIGSVSIMRGYLIDRVDTQINITVDTALRRMNRGVIPIGRPLSPDARLELRDSSGRTFDVYSGTDVEGKPGPQVPPGQDIRPFDSGGWRVRTTPLNGGGNLVVAVDMAEVRQIVGQLALVELLGGGGLMLMLAGAGVLIIRRSLRPLEEIERTAQAIAAGDLSRRIPDADPRTEVGRLGRSLNGMLAQIETAFQARSESESSARRSEERMRRFVADASHELRTPLTSIRGFAEFYRQGPGIDAAPLMRRVESEAVRMGLLVDDLLMLARMDQQRPLVMRPVDLLAIAADAVHDARILAPEREVTLSVDGSALIVSGDEVRLRQVVGNLMTNALTHTPERTPVRVVLSGDDGMAVIEVVDEGPGLTSEQRERVFERFYRVDSARGRRAPEDGGSGLGLAIVAVMVEAHGGGVAVDSESGKGATFRVLLPLASESG, from the coding sequence GTGAAGCTGATCGCCGTCATCCTGGCCCTCCTGACGATCGCGCTCACCCTCATCGGGATCGGCAGTGTCTCGATCATGCGCGGCTACCTGATCGACCGCGTCGACACCCAGATCAACATAACGGTCGACACCGCGCTGCGCCGGATGAACCGGGGGGTCATACCCATCGGCAGGCCGCTGTCGCCCGACGCGAGGTTGGAGCTCCGCGACTCCAGCGGCAGGACCTTCGACGTCTACAGCGGTACCGATGTGGAGGGCAAGCCGGGGCCGCAGGTGCCCCCGGGCCAGGACATCCGGCCGTTCGACAGCGGCGGCTGGAGGGTCCGCACGACACCCCTGAACGGCGGTGGAAATCTCGTCGTGGCCGTTGACATGGCCGAGGTCCGGCAGATCGTCGGCCAGCTCGCGCTGGTGGAACTGCTCGGCGGTGGCGGCCTGATGCTGATGCTCGCCGGGGCAGGGGTATTGATCATCCGTAGGAGCCTGCGACCGCTGGAGGAGATCGAGCGTACCGCCCAGGCCATCGCCGCCGGAGACCTGAGCCGCCGCATCCCCGATGCCGACCCGCGCACCGAGGTGGGCCGCCTCGGCCGTTCGCTCAACGGCATGCTCGCCCAGATCGAGACCGCCTTTCAGGCCCGTTCGGAGTCGGAGTCCTCGGCCCGCAGGTCGGAGGAGCGCATGCGAAGGTTCGTGGCGGACGCCTCGCACGAGCTCCGCACGCCGCTGACCTCGATCCGGGGGTTCGCCGAGTTCTATCGGCAGGGGCCGGGAATCGACGCCGCACCGCTGATGCGCCGGGTCGAGTCCGAGGCGGTCAGGATGGGCCTGCTCGTCGACGACCTGCTGATGCTCGCCCGGATGGACCAGCAACGGCCGCTGGTCATGCGCCCGGTCGACCTGCTCGCCATCGCCGCCGACGCCGTCCACGACGCCCGCATCCTCGCTCCCGAGCGTGAGGTCACGCTCTCGGTGGACGGCTCCGCGCTCATCGTCTCCGGCGACGAGGTACGGCTCCGCCAGGTCGTGGGAAACCTCATGACCAACGCGCTCACCCACACTCCCGAGCGCACCCCGGTGCGGGTGGTGCTCTCCGGCGATGACGGCATGGCCGTCATCGAGGTCGTGGACGAGGGTCCTGGCCTCACCTCCGAGCAGCGCGAACGCGTCTTCGAGCGGTTCTACCGCGTCGACTCCGCCCGGGGCCGTCGCGCCCCCGAGGACGGCGGGAGCGGACTCGGCCTGGCCATCGTGGCCGTGATGGTCGAGGCTCACGGCGGCGGCGTCGCCGTGGACTCGGAGTCCGGCAAGGGGGCGACGTTCCGGGTGCTCCTCCCCCTCGCCTCCGAATCCGGCTGA
- a CDS encoding response regulator transcription factor: protein MTDSPEARLLIVEDEPNILELLAASLRFAGFGVNTAKNGTDAVAAVQRHRPDLIVLDVMLPDMDGFDVVRRLRGGGSDTPVVFLTARDATEDKIRGLTIGGDDYVTKPFSLEEVVARIRAVLRRTGSGDLVPRLPRLSFADIELDEESHEVWRKGKAVALSPTEFKLLRYFMANAGRVLSKAQILDHVWDYDFRGDVGIVESYVSVLRRKIDNMDPRLIHTLRGVGYVLRLPPAP from the coding sequence GTGACCGACTCACCTGAGGCACGCCTGCTGATCGTCGAGGACGAGCCGAACATCCTTGAGCTCCTGGCCGCGAGCCTGAGGTTCGCCGGCTTCGGCGTCAACACGGCGAAAAACGGCACGGACGCCGTCGCCGCCGTCCAGCGGCACCGGCCCGATCTCATCGTGCTCGACGTGATGCTCCCGGACATGGACGGCTTCGACGTCGTACGGCGCCTGCGCGGCGGCGGCAGCGACACCCCCGTGGTCTTCCTCACCGCGCGCGACGCCACCGAGGACAAGATCCGGGGGCTGACCATAGGCGGGGACGACTACGTGACCAAGCCGTTCAGCCTGGAGGAGGTCGTGGCCCGGATCCGGGCGGTGCTGCGCCGAACCGGCTCCGGTGACCTCGTCCCCCGCCTGCCGCGGCTCAGCTTCGCCGACATCGAGCTCGACGAGGAGAGCCACGAGGTGTGGCGCAAGGGCAAGGCGGTGGCACTGTCACCAACGGAGTTCAAACTGCTCCGCTACTTCATGGCGAACGCGGGGCGGGTGCTGTCCAAGGCCCAGATTCTCGACCACGTGTGGGACTACGACTTCCGGGGTGATGTCGGGATCGTCGAGTCCTACGTCTCCGTGCTCCGTCGCAAGATCGACAACATGGACCCACGACTGATCCACACGCTGCGCGGCGTCGGATACGTGTTGCGCCTGCCGCCGGCGCCGTGA
- the lhgO gene encoding L-2-hydroxyglutarate oxidase, with the protein MKVGVVGAGIVGLAVAREAALTRGARVTVLEKEDHVGAHQTGHNSGVVHAGIYYRPGSLKATLCREGAALLRQYCAEHRIPYDEVGKLVVASTPAERPELRRIAERARANGVPGIAELDARALREIEPHTVGTGAVHSPRTAIADFPAVARRLAADVEESGGSVLLSHPVRAVRETASGVKVLAGERTLSFDRLIVCAGLGTDTVARMVKATGDVRIVPFRGEYYALTGTAKDLVRGLVYPVPDPRYPFLGVHLTRRIDGEVLVGPNAVMALALEGYSWRDVDLAELGRILAWRGTRRLAARHWRTGIREVTGSMGRRSFLSAARRYVPALTAADLVRTTGGVRAQAVDASGGMLDDFAIDVHGRVALVRNAPSPAATSSLAIARHIVGLASVLTS; encoded by the coding sequence ATGAAGGTCGGGGTGGTCGGTGCGGGGATCGTCGGGTTGGCCGTCGCGAGGGAGGCGGCACTGACCCGCGGCGCCAGGGTGACGGTCCTGGAGAAGGAGGATCACGTCGGAGCCCACCAGACCGGGCACAACAGCGGCGTCGTTCACGCCGGAATCTACTACCGGCCTGGCTCGCTCAAGGCCACACTCTGCAGGGAGGGCGCGGCACTGCTGCGGCAGTACTGCGCCGAGCACCGCATCCCCTACGACGAGGTCGGCAAGCTCGTCGTCGCCTCCACCCCGGCCGAACGGCCCGAACTGCGGCGGATCGCCGAACGGGCCCGCGCGAACGGGGTTCCCGGCATCGCCGAACTGGACGCGCGGGCCCTGCGGGAGATCGAGCCGCACACCGTCGGCACGGGTGCCGTGCACTCCCCGCGTACCGCGATCGCCGATTTCCCCGCCGTCGCCAGGCGTCTGGCCGCGGACGTGGAGGAGAGCGGCGGATCGGTGCTGCTCTCACATCCGGTACGCGCGGTACGGGAGACCGCGAGCGGGGTGAAGGTCCTGGCAGGGGAGCGGACGCTGAGCTTCGACCGGCTGATCGTCTGTGCCGGGCTCGGTACCGACACCGTCGCGAGGATGGTCAAGGCCACCGGAGACGTGCGGATCGTCCCTTTCCGCGGTGAGTACTACGCGCTGACCGGCACGGCGAAGGACCTGGTCCGAGGGCTCGTCTACCCGGTTCCCGACCCCCGCTACCCGTTCCTCGGCGTGCATCTGACCCGCAGGATCGACGGTGAGGTACTGGTCGGCCCCAACGCGGTCATGGCGCTGGCGCTGGAGGGCTACTCATGGCGGGACGTCGACCTGGCGGAGCTGGGCCGGATCCTGGCCTGGCGTGGCACCCGGCGGCTGGCCGCCAGGCACTGGCGGACCGGGATCAGGGAGGTGACCGGTTCGATGGGCAGGAGGTCGTTTCTGAGCGCCGCGCGCCGCTACGTCCCCGCCCTGACCGCCGCAGACCTCGTCAGGACCACCGGAGGCGTGCGCGCACAGGCGGTGGACGCCTCCGGCGGCATGCTGGACGACTTCGCGATCGACGTGCACGGCCGCGTCGCCCTCGTGCGCAACGCCCCCTCCCCGGCGGCGACCTCCAGCCTGGCCATTGCCAGGCATATTGTGGGGTTAGCCTCTGTGTTGACCAGTTAA
- a CDS encoding NAD-dependent epimerase/dehydratase family protein → MRVLVTGASGFVGSHAVAALLADGHEPLLLIRNPEKTREVLAGVGVTEPIPLHRTDIRDAAAVRDGLEQCDAVIHAAAEIGVIGRVSDPAGTNVSGAKNVLGQAVELGLDPIVHISSIGVFVPPAGPVITTESPLSAPRNEYGRSKISAEYYARRLQEQGMPVTIVYPAAVAGPCQPSLDALMDGLRAGLEQGWPITAGGVGVVDVRDLALVLARCLEPGRGPRRFMLGGHYLTWAQLADVCDEVTGNRCRRFRVHRSVLRGAAAVVDAMKLIKEIDYPLTRDAVEMMVTMVRAYDTPTLEALGVGLRPVQETVADSLRWLAQEGHLAADKVGRLAGSVTR, encoded by the coding sequence ATGCGCGTTCTGGTAACCGGGGCATCAGGTTTCGTCGGCTCGCATGCGGTCGCCGCGCTCCTCGCCGACGGGCACGAGCCGCTTCTTCTCATACGCAATCCAGAGAAAACGCGCGAAGTGCTGGCCGGGGTCGGGGTGACGGAGCCGATTCCCCTGCACCGGACCGATATCCGCGACGCGGCGGCCGTGCGGGACGGGCTCGAACAGTGTGACGCGGTCATTCACGCCGCCGCGGAAATCGGGGTCATCGGCCGTGTCAGCGACCCGGCCGGCACGAATGTGAGTGGGGCGAAGAACGTCCTCGGGCAGGCCGTCGAGCTTGGTCTCGACCCGATCGTGCACATCTCCAGCATCGGCGTCTTCGTGCCCCCGGCCGGCCCGGTGATCACGACCGAGAGTCCGCTCTCCGCCCCGAGGAACGAGTACGGCAGGAGCAAGATCTCCGCCGAGTACTACGCCAGGCGGCTCCAGGAGCAGGGGATGCCGGTCACGATCGTCTACCCGGCGGCGGTCGCCGGACCCTGCCAGCCCTCGCTGGACGCGCTGATGGACGGGCTGCGCGCAGGACTGGAACAGGGGTGGCCGATCACCGCCGGCGGCGTCGGCGTCGTCGACGTAAGGGATCTGGCCCTCGTGCTCGCCCGCTGCCTCGAACCGGGCAGAGGGCCTCGCCGGTTCATGCTGGGCGGGCACTATCTCACCTGGGCGCAGCTCGCCGACGTCTGCGACGAGGTGACCGGGAACCGCTGCCGGAGGTTCAGGGTCCACCGCTCGGTGCTGCGTGGCGCGGCGGCCGTGGTCGACGCGATGAAACTGATCAAGGAGATCGACTACCCGCTGACCAGGGACGCCGTCGAGATGATGGTCACGATGGTCCGCGCGTACGACACCCCGACCCTGGAGGCGCTCGGCGTGGGGTTGCGACCGGTCCAGGAGACCGTCGCCGACTCGCTGCGCTGGCTGGCACAGGAAGGGCACCTCGCCGCCGACAAGGTCGGCAGGCTGGCGGGTAGTGTCACGCGGTAA
- a CDS encoding STAS domain-containing protein has product MSRELSIGVDHHERAGCTVIIVAGDIDRNSSELLRGTIERLVSDYRSRIVIDARDITFCDSTGLRALLSGARMTSEAGGWLRLAEVSDVLKRLLQMTGLYAWFLIDADVAASLAHTTHRDPRLPD; this is encoded by the coding sequence ATGAGCAGAGAACTCTCCATCGGCGTCGATCACCACGAGCGTGCCGGCTGCACCGTGATCATCGTCGCGGGTGACATCGACCGTAACTCCAGCGAACTGCTCAGGGGGACCATCGAGCGGCTGGTCTCCGACTACCGTTCGCGGATCGTCATCGATGCCCGGGACATCACCTTCTGCGACTCCACCGGGCTGCGGGCGCTTCTCAGCGGCGCGCGCATGACCTCGGAGGCGGGCGGGTGGTTACGCCTGGCCGAGGTGTCGGACGTCCTCAAACGCCTCCTGCAGATGACCGGCCTGTACGCCTGGTTCCTCATCGATGCCGACGTGGCGGCCTCCCTGGCCCACACCACCCACCGCGACCCGCGACTTCCCGACTGA